A region from the Gymnogyps californianus isolate 813 chromosome 14, ASM1813914v2, whole genome shotgun sequence genome encodes:
- the B4GALT7 gene encoding beta-1,4-galactosyltransferase 7, translating to MGPARRRAALRLRGGGSPPFLSLLPGRFSVFPLFFLALLLGFASLLWLQLSCSGEAPVPGGGQSRGAPRQPCPPQAPLLPAEDEPSWGPHRLALLVPFRERFEELLAFVPYMHRFLSKKRIRHHIFILNQVDHFRFNRASLINVGFLESGNDTDYIAMHDVDLLPLNEQLDYGFPEAGPFHVASPELHPLYHYKTYVGGILLLTKQHYEMCNGMSNRFWGWGREDDEFYRRIKGAGLQVRRPSGITTGYETFQHLHDPAWRKRDQKRIAAQKQEQFKVDREGGLNNVRYRIESRTALSVAGAPCTVLNILLDCDASETPWCTFG from the exons ATGGGCCCGGCCCGCCGCAGGGCCGCGCTCCGCCTGCGCGGCGGCGG GTCCCCGCCGTTCCTGAGCCTGCTGCCCGGCAGGTTCTCCGTGTTCCCGCTCTTCTTCCTGGCGCTGCTCCTGGGCTTCGCCTCGCTGCTCTGgctccagctcagctgctcGGGCGAGGCGCCGGTCCCCGGTggcgggcagagccggggggctccccgccagccctgcccgccccagGCCCCTCTCCTGCCGGCGGAGGACGAGCCGTCATGGGGTCCCCACCGCCTGGCGCTGCTCGTCCCCTTCCGGGAGCGCTTCGAGGAGCTGCTGGCCTTCGTGCCCTACATGCACCGCTTCCTGAGCAAGAAGAGGATCCGCCATCACATCTTCATTCTCAACCAGGTGGATCATTTCAG GTTTAACAGGGCATCCCTGATCAACGTGGGCTTCCTGGAGAGCGGCAATGACACCGACTACATCGCGATGCACGACGTTGATCTCCTGCCCCTCAACGAGCAGCTGGACTATGGATTCCCGGAGGCAGGGCCCTTCCACGTGGCATCCCCGGAGCTGCATCCACTCTACCACTATAAGACCTATGTGGGCGGCATCCTTCTGCTCACCAAGCAGCACTATGAAATG TGCAACGGCATGTCCAACCGCTTCTGGGGCTGGGGACGGGAGGACGACGAGTTTTATCGACGTATCAAAGGAGCCGGTCTCCAG GTTCGCCGTCCCTCTGGAATCACAACTGGATACGAGACTTTCCAGCACCTGCATGACCCAGCCTGGAGGAAGAGAGACCAGAAGCGCATCGCTGCGCAGAAGCAG gAACAGTTTAAGGTGGATCGGGAGGGAGGTCTGAACAACGTGAGGTATCGAATCGAGTCACGGACAGCTCTGAGTGTGGCAGGAGCCCCTTGCACCGTCCTTAATATCTTGCTGGACTGTGACGCAAGCGAGACCCCTTGGTGCACGTTTGGCTGA
- the LOC127022063 gene encoding ADP-ribosylation factor-like protein 3 isoform X2: MGDVQKGLLSVIQRLKGSPEQELRIVLLGLDNAGKTTLLKRLASEEVSTITPTQGFNIKSIHSHGFKLNVWDIGGQRSIRPYWRKYLGSTDLLIYVIDSADQKRFEETGQELAELTEEESLTGVPLLVFANKQDLVTAAPAAEIAEGLSLHTYRDREWQIQACSALSGEGVQDGMNWISSQIMNRKK, from the exons ATGGGTGATGTGCAGAAG GGGCTGCTCTCCGTCATCCAGAGGCTGAAGGGTTCCCCAGAGCAGGAGCTCCGCATCGTCCTGCTGGGGCTGGACAATGCAGGGAAGACCACGCTGCTGAAACGCCTGGCGTCCGAGGAGGTCAGCACCATCACGCCCACCCAG GGCTTCAACATAAAGAGCATCCACTCACACGGCTTCAAGCTAAACGTCTGGGATATCGGGGGGCAGCGCTCCATCCGCCCGTACTGGAGGAAGTATCTGGGCAGCACAGACCTGCTG ATTTATGTCATTGACAGCGCAGACCAGAAGCGTTTCGAGGAGACAGGGCAG gagctggcagagctcaCCGAGGAGGAGTCCCTCACGGGGGTCCCACTGCTGGTGTTTGCCAACAAGCAGGACCTAGTGACTGCAGCACCCGCAGCTGAAATCGCGGAAGGGCTGAGCCTCCACACCTACCGGGACCGGGAATGGCAGATCCAAGCCTGCTCAGCCTTGTCTGGGGAAGGAGTGCAG gaTGGGATGAACTGGATTTCCAGCCAGATCATGAACAGGAAGAAGTGA
- the N4BP3 gene encoding NEDD4-binding protein 3, with amino-acid sequence MAAAQGPVTCEPDTHVLGTYLSSEPIGVVGSMGSVGSLVEKQDLSPLELRAQLGGSRGLRQPDGLLRKGPSQRELFGYLHGAKKETRSERKHQMSGACYKRDYESDRENRSPERCSREHHRGADFSKSSLPERGRFDKCRIRPSAFKAVAGKGLVSMQGLSSSKGQKLSKSNGSLHTLLSQSSTAASQHGPLRTHLLHAISLDEASDSSHNSIQSFPSYGSRLKPAQSQFSASMGHINHIGGSLDRVSRSPRDPLAPEKAPLSCKSMATLSRLQSPGEPPPPYEFTYSLEDAVKQLEDRLQETGGELRQLKRSLSETEDPFTQVFEDKQRLWLDELEDLKQMYMARLQQVTQQAQRGQRALQLQLYKAQQEKKRLQEELSMQQCQCEEPKLRQPQGERVSPKLEETKWEVCQKAAEISLLKQQLRDTQEEMAQKLGEIFSLKTQLREAKAEVQARDSQLAQLADSFQSPPEPGASLPLGDDPMPACQDFPGCETDDSKCRGLHSDTAEPLERQVEWLWAELLRERRQGQLQAVNFELERKTWQEEKEKVLRYQRELQASYMEMYHRSQALERELRQLRSEPRDVGADSPWIERVESSKI; translated from the exons atggcagcagcacagggtcCTGTGACCTGTGAGCCCGACACCCACGTCCTCGGCACCTACCTCTCCTCAGAGCCCATCGGCGTTGTTGGCAGCATGGGCAGCGTGGGCAGCCTAGTGGAGAAGCAGGATCTGTCCCCCCTGGAGCTGCGGGCCCAGCTGGGGGGCTCACGGGGGCTTCGGCAGCCCGATGGTTTGCTGCGGAAGGGGCCGAGCCAGCGGGAGCTCTTCGGCTACCTGCACGGAGCCAAGAAGGAGACGCGGTCGGAACGGAAGCACCAGATGTCGGGCGCCTGCTACAAGCGGGACTACGAGAGCGACCGTGAGAACCGGTCCCCCGAGCGCTGCTCCCGCGAGCATCACCGTGGGGCCGACTTCTCCAAGAGCTCCCTGCCCGAGAGGGGCCGCTTTGACAAG tgccGTATCAGGCCCTCGGCCTTCAAGGCGGtagctgggaaggggctggtcTCCATGCAGGGCCTGTCCTCGTCCAAGGGGCAGAAGCTGTCCAAGAGCAACGGGAGCCTGCACACGCTGCTGTCGCAGAGCAGCACGGCGGCCTCGCAGCATGGCCCGCTTCGCACTCACTTGCTCCATGCCATCAGCCTGGATGAGGCCTCTGACTCCAGCCACAACTCCATCCAGAGCTTCCCTTCCTACGGCTCCCGCCTCAAGCCTGCCCAGAGCCAGTTCAGCGCCTCCATGGGCCACATCAACCACATCGGGGGCTCCTTGGACAGGGTTTCCCGGAGCCCCAGGGACCCCCTGGCCCCTGAGAAGGCGCCCCTGTCCTGCAAAAGCATGGCCACACTGAGCcggctgcagagccctggggagcccccACCACCCTATGAGTTCACCTACTCGCTGGAGGATGCGGTGAAGCAGCTGGAGGACCGGCTGCAGGAGACGGGAGGAGAGCTGCGGCAGCTCAAGAGGAGCCTTAGCGAGACCGAAGACCCCTTCACGCAG GTGTTTGAGGACAAGCAGCGGCTGTGGCTGGACGAGCTGGAGGATCTGAAGCAGATGTACATGGCCCGGCTGCAGCAGGTGACGCAGCAGGCGCAGCGTGGGCAGCGGgcgctgcagctgcagctctaCAAGGCGCAGCAGGAGAAGAagcggctgcaggaggagctgagcaTGCAGCAGTGCCAGTGCGAGGAGCCCAAGCTCCGGCAGCCCCAGGGTGAGCGCGTCAGCCCCAAGCTGGAGGAGACCAAGTGGGAG GTGTGCCAGAAGGCAGCGGAGATCtccctgctgaagcagcagctccGGGACACCCAGGAGGAGATGGCTCAAAAGCTGGGCGAGATATTCAGCCTGAAGACGCAGCTGCGGGAGGCCAAGGCGGAGGTCCAGGCCAGGGACTCCCAGCTGGCGCAACTGGCAGACTCCTTCCAGAGCCCCCCGGAACCCGGCGCCTCACTGCCACTGGGCGACGACCCTATGCCGGCATGCCAGGACTTCCCCGGCTGCGAAACTGATGACTCCAAGTGCCGGGGCCTTCACAGCGACACGGCGGAGCCCCTGGAGCGGCAGGTGGAGTggctgtgggcagagctgctgcggGAGCGTCGCCAGGGCCAGCTGCAGGCTGTGAACTTTGAGCTGGAGAGGAAAacctggcaggaggagaaggagaaggtgctGCGGTACCAGCGGGAGCTCCAGGCCAGCTACATGGAGATGTACCACCGGAGCCAGGCGCTGGAGCGGGAGCTGCGGCAGCTGCGGTCGGAGCCCAGGGACGTCGGGGCCGACTCACCGTGGATCGAGCGGGTGGAGTCCTCAAAGATCTGA
- the RGS14 gene encoding regulator of G-protein signaling 14, giving the protein MQGKAKLLLVHNGRMGPAVSDGELNASRARGSNHSVNSLPGPPVTCGSAQGSVVSWAESFETLLQDRVAVTYFTEFLKKEFSAENVYFWQACERFQQIPASDTQQLAQEARRIYDEFLSSHSVSPVNIDKQAWIGEDMLATPSPDMFRIQQLQIFNLMKFDSYTRFVKSPLYQACLRAESQGQPLPDLRPHSRSSSPPPDLSKKSKLKLGKSLPLGVETAGSSANRSPRRSFRKGERREPSWAEGGEGGGSAMLWRESQGSLNSSASLDLGFLSSASTAASPWTEGHRKSLGGSEAELPAKPMKYCCVYLPDGTASLASIRPGHSIRDMLAGICEKRGFSLPDIKVYLVGNEQKALVLDQECSVLADQEVKLENRISFDLEISSLNKTIRITAKSTKRIREALQPVLGKYGMSMELALLRRQGEPAALDLEKLVSTVASQKLVLETLADMRVSESAEAAAAPSPLRSEEGSPTGAEPDMLWEMPSSFSRPRSSAATNLNRRTYDLEGLVELLNRAQSCRANDQRGLLSKEDLVLPDFLQLPGQDDSTCEGSDQPHAPHPGSKGNGHPQPAEPTPAQPPVDHELR; this is encoded by the exons ATGCAGGGCAAGGCCAAGCTGCTGCTGGTCCACAACGGGCGCATG GGCCCAGCAGTGTCGGATGGAG agTTAAATGCCTCCAGGGCCCGTGGCAGCAACCACAGTGTGAACAGCCTGCCAGGACCGCCGGTCACCTGCGGCTCCGCACAGGGGTCTGTGGTCAGCTGGGCCGAATCCTTCGAGACGCTGCTGCAGGACCGCGTGGCCGTCACCTACTTCACT GAGTTCCTCAAGAAGGAGTTCAGCGCTGAAAACGTCTACTTCTGGCAGGCATGCGAGCGCTTCCAGCAGATCCCAGCCAGCGACACGCAGCAG CTGGCCCAGGAGGCACGGCGGATCTACGATGAGTTCCTCTCCAGCCACTCGGTCAGTCCCGTGAACATCGACAAGCAGGCCTGGATTGGGGAGGACATGCTGGCCACCCCCTCCCCAGACATGTTTCgcatccagcagctgcag ATCTTTAACCTGATGAAGTTTGACAGCTACACACGCTTCGTGAAATCCCCACTCTACCAGGCCTGCCTGCGGGCAGAGAGCcaggggcagcccctgcccgaCCTGCGGCCCCACTcccgcagcagcagccccccacCTGACCTCAGCAAG AAGTCGAAGCTGAAGCTGGGCAAGTCCCTGCCGCTGGGTGTGGAGACGGCGGGCAGTAGTGCCAACCGCAGCCCCCGCCGGTCCTTCAGGAAGGGAGAGCGGCGGGAGCCCTCCTGGGCAG AGGGGGGAGAAGGCGGTGGGAGCGCCATGCTGTGGCGGGAGTCCCAGGGCTCGCTCAACTCCTCGGCCAGCCTGGACCTGGGCTTCCTGTCCTCGGCCAGCACAGCTGCCAGCCCCTGGACGGAG GGCCATCGGAAGAGCCTGGGGGGCAGCGAGGCAGAGCTGCCGGCCAAGCCCATGAAGTACTGCTGTGTGTACCTGCCTGACGGCACGGCCTCGCTGGCCTCCATCCGGCCTGGCCACTCCATCCGCGACATGCTGGCGGGGATATGCGAGAAGCGCGGCTTCAGCCTCCCCGACATCAAGGTCTACCTGGTGGGGAACGAGCAG AAAGCGCTGGTGCTGGACCAGGAGTGCTCTGTGTTGGCAGACCAGGAGGTGAAGCTGGAGAACAGGATAAGCTTTGA CCTGGAAATCTCATCCCTCAATAAGACCATCCGCATCACGGCAAAGTCAACCAAGCGCATCCGGGAagcactgcagcctgtgctggggAAGTACGGCATGAGCATGGAGCTGGCGCTGCTGCGGCGG CAAGGTGAGCCGGCTGCCCTGGACCTGGAGAAGCTGGTCAGCACGGTGGCTTCTCAGAAACTTGTCCTGGAAACGCTGGCAG ACATGCGAGTGTCAGAGAGCGCCGAGGCTgcagctgccccctccccgctccggAGCGAG GAGGGAAGCCCAACAGGAGCAGAGCCCGACATGCTGTGGGAGAtgccctcctccttttcccGGCCCCGGTCTTCAGCTGCCACGAACCTGAACCGCCGTACATACGACCTGGAAG GGCTGGTGGAGCTGCTGAACCGTGCCCAGAGCTGCCGGGCCAACGACCAGCGTGGGCTGCTCTCTAAGGAGGACCTGGTCCTGCCTGacttcctccagctccctgggcAGGATGACAGCACCTGCGAGGGGTCGGATCAGCCCCACGCCCCTCACCCAGGCTCCAAGGGAAACGGCCACCCTCAGCCCGCAGAGCCCACACCGGCTCAGCCTCCAGTTGACCACGAGCTCCGATGA
- the LMAN2 gene encoding vesicular integral-membrane protein VIP36, whose amino-acid sequence MAAGAGGLLAASALLLAVAGPRPAPAELTDGNSEHLKREHSLMKPYQGAGSAAMPLWDFQGSTMVTSQYVRLTPDERSREGSIWNRVPCFLKDWELHVHFKIHGAGKKNLHGDGLALWYTQERLVPGPVFGSKDNFHGLAIFLDTYPNDEATERVFPYISAMVNNGSLTYDHSKDGRWTELAGCTADLRNQNHDTFLAVRYSRGRLTVMTDVEDKNEWKNCIDIAGVQLPTGYFFGASAGTGDLSDNHDIISMKLFQLMVEHPLEDETVDWTKIEPSVSLLKSPKDNVDDPTGNFRSGPLTGWKVFLLLLCALLGIIVCAVVGAVVFQKRQERNKRFY is encoded by the exons ATGGCGGCGGGTGCGGGCGGGTTGCTCGCGGCGTCGGCGCTGCTGTTGGCGGTGGCCGGGCCGCGCCCGGCGCCCGCCGAGCTCACGGACGGCAACAGCGAGCACCTGAAGCGGGAGCACTCGCTGATGAAGCCGTATCAGG GCGCGGGCTCCGCCGCGATGCCGCTGTGGGACTTCCAGGGCAGCACCATGGTCACCAGCCAGTACGTCCGCCTGACGCCCGACGAGCGCAGCCGGGAGGGTTCCATCTGGAACCGCGTG CCCTGCTTCCTCAAGGACTGGGAGCTCCACGTCCACTTCAAGATCCACGGAGCCGGCAAGAAGAACCTGCACGGGGACGGCCTGGCGCTGTGGTACACGCAGGAGCGCCTGGTGCCAG GTCCTGTCTTTGGCAGCAAGGACAACTTTCATGGACTGGCTATTTTCCTTGACACATATCCCAATGATGAAGCAACAGAG cgCGTGTTCCCCTATATCTCTGCGATGGTGAACAACGGCTCCCTGACGTACGACCACAGTAAGGACGGGCGCTGGACGGAGCTGGCGGGGTGCACCGCCGACCTTCGGAACCAGAACCACGACACTTTCCTGGCAGTTCGGTACTCCCGAGGCCGCCTGACG GTGATGACTGACGTGGAAGACAAGAATGAGTGGAAGAACTGCATTGACATTGCAGGGGTGCAGCTGCCGACCGGCTACTTCTTTGGTGCTTCTGCTGGCACTGGAGATTTGTCCG ACAATCATGACATCATCTCGATGAAGCTATTCCAGCTCATGGTGGAGCACCCTCTAGAAGATGAGACCGTTGACTGGACCAAGATTGAGCCTAGTGTCAGCCTCCTTAAATCACCCAAAG ACAACGTGGATGATCCGACGGGGAATTTCCGAAGCGGGCCTCTGACAGGCTGGAAGGtgttcctgctcctgctctgcgcGCTGCTGGGCATCATCGTCTGCGCTGTGGTGGGAGCTGTGGTCTTCCAGAAACGCCAGGAGCGAAACAAGCGTTTCTACTAG
- the LOC127022063 gene encoding ADP-ribosylation factor-like protein 3 isoform X1, which yields MEKQQLILEPIILFLPRGWDACQSCSCWWAPGMSPWQLPRRAAGRSNSQTMGDVQKGALQLPGTSQGSPSTLRPQGLLSVIQRLKGSPEQELRIVLLGLDNAGKTTLLKRLASEEVSTITPTQGFNIKSIHSHGFKLNVWDIGGQRSIRPYWRKYLGSTDLLIYVIDSADQKRFEETGQELAELTEEESLTGVPLLVFANKQDLVTAAPAAEIAEGLSLHTYRDREWQIQACSALSGEGVQDGMNWISSQIMNRKK from the exons ATGGAGAAACAGCAGCTAATTCTGGAGCCCATAATCCTCTTCCTCCCCCGGGGATGGGATGCGTGCCAATCATGCAGCTGCTGGTGGGCCCCGGGGATGAGCCCCTGGCAGCTCCCCAGGCGTGCCGCAGGCCGGAGCAACTCCCAGACCATGGGTGATGTGCAGAAG GGTGCTCTGCAGCTACCTGGCACCTCGCagggctcccccagcaccctgcgCCCCCAGGGGCTGCTCTCCGTCATCCAGAGGCTGAAGGGTTCCCCAGAGCAGGAGCTCCGCATCGTCCTGCTGGGGCTGGACAATGCAGGGAAGACCACGCTGCTGAAACGCCTGGCGTCCGAGGAGGTCAGCACCATCACGCCCACCCAG GGCTTCAACATAAAGAGCATCCACTCACACGGCTTCAAGCTAAACGTCTGGGATATCGGGGGGCAGCGCTCCATCCGCCCGTACTGGAGGAAGTATCTGGGCAGCACAGACCTGCTG ATTTATGTCATTGACAGCGCAGACCAGAAGCGTTTCGAGGAGACAGGGCAG gagctggcagagctcaCCGAGGAGGAGTCCCTCACGGGGGTCCCACTGCTGGTGTTTGCCAACAAGCAGGACCTAGTGACTGCAGCACCCGCAGCTGAAATCGCGGAAGGGCTGAGCCTCCACACCTACCGGGACCGGGAATGGCAGATCCAAGCCTGCTCAGCCTTGTCTGGGGAAGGAGTGCAG gaTGGGATGAACTGGATTTCCAGCCAGATCATGAACAGGAAGAAGTGA